The nucleotide sequence GGGCATCGACTGGGGCACGCCGATGGCCCTGGCCAAGGAGAAGCTCGGTGACAAGTACGTCCTGCAGGGCAACATGGAGCCGTGCCGCCTCTACTCCAAGGAAGCCACGACGGCCTGTATCGAAGTGATCCAGAAGACGATGGGCGGCAAGCGCCACATCTTCAACCTCGGCCACGGCATCCTCCCCGACGTTCCCGTCGAAAACGCCATCCACTTCGTCAACGAGTGCCACCGCGTCAGCACCAAAGCCTGACGTCTGGCATGCCGGTCTAAACGATGAGCGCGATCTTCGGCCCGGTCAACTCCCGCCGCTTCGGCACCTCCCTGGGCATCGACCTCTCGCCCGGGCTCAAGCAGTGCAATTTCGACTGCCTCTACTGTGAGCTCGCCCCCGCCGCGCCGGTCACTATACAGACACAGCGCAGCAGCGTCGACGAGATCATTGCCGAACTGCAAAGCGCCCTGGCCGAACATCCCGGCATCGACGACATCACCGTCACCGCCAACGGCGAACCGACCCTCTATCCGGACCTGGATGCCCTTATCGACCGCATCGACGCTATCAAAGGCGATACGAAGACCCTCATCCTCACCAACAGCGCCACCCTGACCGACCCGAAGACCTTTGCGACCCTGCTCAAGTTCGACCAGGTCAAGCTCTCCCTCGACGCGGTCACCCCGGAGGTCTTCCGCAAGATCGACCGCCCGGCCGAAGGGATCGAGATCGGCGCACTCGTCGACGCCGTCAAAGCCTTTGCCCGTGAGTACCGCGGCGACCTCTACCTGGAGATCCTCTTCGTCCACGGCCTCAACGACAGCGATGAAGAGATCGCCGCGCTCAACGCTGTTCTGCACGACATCCCCTGCAAACGGATCGATATCGGGACGATCGACCGGCCGCCGGCCTACCCCGTGCAAGGGCTCAGCTACGGCGAACTCCATGAGGTCGCCTCCAGATTCGATCCGGAGCTGCCGGTCCACATCGCTTCGCGCACCCATGCCGAATCATGCCAGGGACGTTACAGCGACGATGCGATCCTCAACACCCTCGACAAGCGCCCGCTGAGCATGGAGGACATCGCCCTGCTCTTCGACAATGAGAGCCAGGCGCGTTTCCGGACCCTCGTTGAGACGGGCCGGATCGTTGCCGAAGACAGCTCGGGGATCACCTTCTACATCCCGGCCGGGAACCTCCACCGAAAACGCACCAAGAATTCTTGACTTTTCAGGAAGTTTCTTTTATAATTTCGGCCTCTTAATGATTCCGGATTAGCTCAGCGG is from Sulfurimonas sp. HSL-1656 and encodes:
- a CDS encoding radical SAM protein, whose translation is MSAIFGPVNSRRFGTSLGIDLSPGLKQCNFDCLYCELAPAAPVTIQTQRSSVDEIIAELQSALAEHPGIDDITVTANGEPTLYPDLDALIDRIDAIKGDTKTLILTNSATLTDPKTFATLLKFDQVKLSLDAVTPEVFRKIDRPAEGIEIGALVDAVKAFAREYRGDLYLEILFVHGLNDSDEEIAALNAVLHDIPCKRIDIGTIDRPPAYPVQGLSYGELHEVASRFDPELPVHIASRTHAESCQGRYSDDAILNTLDKRPLSMEDIALLFDNESQARFRTLVETGRIVAEDSSGITFYIPAGNLHRKRTKNS